One window of Solwaraspora sp. WMMA2056 genomic DNA carries:
- a CDS encoding OB-fold nucleic acid binding domain-containing protein: protein MAIDERRPSLRRFLRRLAATEDELDAEQLQRSSAECGSVPAGQCHRGELVSVSGRLRTVVYCPRTNLPTLEADLYDGSDVVTLVWLGRRRIAGIEPGRQLTARGRVAVRDDRKVIYNPHYDLESPR, encoded by the coding sequence ATGGCGATCGACGAGCGCCGTCCCTCGTTGCGTCGGTTCCTGCGTCGGCTGGCCGCCACCGAGGATGAGCTGGACGCCGAGCAGCTGCAGCGGTCCAGCGCCGAGTGCGGGTCGGTGCCCGCCGGCCAGTGTCACCGTGGCGAGCTGGTCTCGGTCTCCGGCCGGCTGCGTACCGTCGTCTACTGTCCGCGGACGAACCTGCCGACCCTGGAGGCCGACCTCTACGACGGCAGCGACGTCGTCACGCTCGTCTGGCTGGGTCGGCGGCGGATCGCCGGCATCGAACCCGGACGCCAGCTCACCGCCCGTGGCCGGGTCGCGGTCCGCGACGACCGCAAGGTGATCTACAACCCGCACTACGATCTGGAATCCCCCAGGTGA
- a CDS encoding DUF3710 domain-containing protein, which translates to MVFSRGRGRGRHAKDEQAQPDSVEAQSAAEPSTGPYDVSEAPTGVRRLDLGSLQIPAIEGVEVRVQANPDGVIQQVVLANRGSALQLGVFAAPRSEGIWDEVRAEIAESLRRDGATVRETAGDYGPELVAQVRTPEGHTHLRFVGVDGPRWMVRALYQGAAADPAAAGPLAEALQGLVVDRGQEAKPVREPLPLRLPREIADQAGQAPAAPASPPAAPAVRIPGSPTP; encoded by the coding sequence GTGGTCTTCTCCCGCGGCCGTGGGCGCGGCCGGCACGCCAAGGACGAGCAGGCGCAGCCCGACTCGGTCGAGGCGCAGTCGGCGGCCGAGCCGTCGACCGGGCCGTACGACGTGTCCGAGGCCCCGACCGGGGTCCGCCGGCTGGACCTGGGCAGCCTGCAGATCCCCGCGATCGAGGGCGTCGAGGTGCGGGTGCAGGCCAACCCCGACGGGGTGATCCAGCAGGTGGTGCTCGCGAACCGGGGCAGTGCCCTGCAGCTGGGCGTCTTCGCCGCGCCCCGCAGCGAGGGCATCTGGGACGAGGTACGTGCCGAGATCGCCGAGTCGCTGCGTCGCGACGGTGCCACCGTGCGGGAGACCGCCGGCGACTACGGTCCCGAGCTCGTCGCCCAGGTACGCACCCCGGAGGGCCACACCCACCTACGGTTCGTCGGGGTCGACGGGCCGCGTTGGATGGTACGGGCCCTCTACCAGGGGGCAGCGGCGGATCCGGCCGCCGCCGGGCCGCTCGCCGAGGCGCTCCAGGGTCTGGTGGTCGACCGTGGTCAGGAAGCGAAACCGGTACGGGAGCCGTTGCCGCTGCGACTGCCCCGGGAGATCGCCGACCAGGCCGGCCAGGCGCCGGCCGCCCCGGCGTCGCCGCCCGCTGCCCCGGCTGTCCGGATCCCCGGCTCCCCGACGCCGTAG
- the dut gene encoding dUTP diphosphatase: MSERVPVPVRRLDPGLPLPRYAHPGDAGADLFAAEDVELAPGARTLVRTGVAVALPNGYVGLVHPRSGLAARLGVTVLNAPGTVDAGYRGEILVNLINHDPTRAATISRGDRIAQLVIQRVETADFQAVDELPDSVRGAAGHGSTGGHAGLSAPTADVPVG; this comes from the coding sequence ATGTCCGAGCGGGTGCCGGTGCCGGTGCGGCGGCTCGATCCGGGACTGCCGCTGCCACGGTACGCCCATCCTGGTGACGCCGGTGCCGACCTGTTCGCGGCCGAGGACGTCGAGCTGGCGCCGGGGGCCCGGACCCTGGTGCGCACCGGGGTGGCGGTGGCCCTGCCGAACGGGTACGTCGGCCTGGTGCACCCCCGGTCCGGGCTCGCCGCGCGGTTGGGCGTCACCGTGCTCAACGCCCCCGGTACGGTCGACGCCGGTTACCGTGGCGAGATCCTGGTGAACCTGATCAACCACGATCCGACGCGGGCCGCCACGATCTCGCGTGGTGACCGGATCGCGCAACTTGTGATACAACGCGTGGAAACTGCAGATTTTCAGGCTGTCGACGAGCTGCCGGACTCCGTCCGTGGCGCGGCCGGGCACGGATCGACCGGTGGTCACGCCGGGCTGTCCGCACCGACCGCCGACGTCCCGGTCGGCTAG
- a CDS encoding DUF3093 domain-containing protein codes for MAAVSADRDTPYRAVASYRERLRLPWWLWACALGLAALLAAEVWMGTSGVRAWLPFSVLLPVTAVGLWWLGRIPVRVTTDEFQVDDARLPLRHVADVVALDADGRRELLGVGADPLAFVIQRPWVSGAVQIVLDDPADPTPYWVVSSREPVRLAAEILAARDRAPGTSAATADTVGPTG; via the coding sequence GTGGCTGCCGTTTCCGCTGACCGCGACACACCGTACCGGGCCGTGGCGTCCTACCGGGAACGGCTGCGACTGCCGTGGTGGCTCTGGGCATGCGCCCTCGGCCTGGCCGCCCTCCTCGCCGCCGAGGTGTGGATGGGCACCTCCGGGGTCCGTGCCTGGCTGCCGTTCAGCGTGCTGTTGCCGGTGACCGCCGTCGGACTGTGGTGGCTCGGCCGGATTCCGGTCCGGGTCACGACGGACGAGTTCCAGGTCGACGACGCCCGGTTGCCGCTGCGCCACGTCGCCGACGTCGTCGCGTTGGACGCCGACGGCCGCCGGGAACTGCTGGGGGTGGGCGCCGACCCGCTGGCGTTCGTGATCCAGCGTCCCTGGGTCTCCGGCGCGGTGCAGATCGTTCTCGACGACCCGGCCGATCCCACACCGTACTGGGTGGTGAGCAGCCGGGAGCCGGTCCGGCTGGCGGCCGAGATCCTGGCCGCGCGCGACCGGGCACCCGGTACGTCCGCCGCTACGGCGGACACCGTGGGCCCGACCGGCTGA
- a CDS encoding DUF4193 domain-containing protein — protein MATDYDAPRRDEVDLGEDSLEELKARRVDSQSGAVDVDEAEVAESFELPGADLADEELTVKVLPMQSDEFRCARCFLVHHRSQLAVERNNELICRECT, from the coding sequence ATGGCCACCGACTACGACGCTCCGCGTCGAGACGAGGTCGACCTCGGCGAGGACAGCCTGGAGGAGCTCAAGGCACGGCGCGTCGACTCACAGTCGGGCGCCGTCGACGTTGACGAGGCCGAGGTGGCCGAGAGCTTCGAGCTGCCCGGAGCCGACCTGGCGGACGAGGAACTGACGGTGAAGGTGCTGCCGATGCAGTCGGACGAGTTCCGCTGCGCGCGCTGCTTCCTGGTCCACCACCGCAGCCAACTCGCCGTCGAGCGCAACAACGAGCTGATCTGTCGCGAGTGCACCTGA
- a CDS encoding LytR C-terminal domain-containing protein yields the protein MRALVVVGVLVVFALIFVVVAMVRDSQSGDAATASCPAGWAVADVTLREAKDVRLNVFNATDTSGLATNVADDLGNRKFQIEEAANDPEGRRIDGVAVLRYGPKAVGSAHLMRAYFLDQATTEYDPAREDDIVDVVIGNAFRQLATTTEVNQSLAALGKPVLPPETCAAPQ from the coding sequence GTGCGAGCGCTGGTCGTCGTCGGCGTCCTGGTCGTGTTCGCCCTGATCTTCGTCGTCGTCGCGATGGTCCGCGACAGCCAGAGCGGCGACGCCGCCACAGCGTCCTGCCCGGCGGGCTGGGCGGTTGCCGACGTCACGCTGCGCGAGGCGAAGGACGTCCGGCTCAACGTCTTCAACGCCACCGACACCAGCGGACTGGCCACGAACGTCGCCGACGACCTGGGCAACCGCAAGTTCCAGATCGAGGAGGCGGCCAACGACCCGGAGGGCCGGCGCATCGACGGCGTGGCCGTGCTGCGGTACGGCCCCAAGGCGGTCGGCTCGGCGCACCTGATGCGGGCCTACTTCCTCGACCAGGCGACGACCGAGTACGACCCGGCGCGGGAGGACGACATCGTCGACGTGGTGATCGGCAACGCGTTCCGCCAGTTGGCCACCACCACCGAGGTCAACCAGTCCCTGGCCGCCCTCGGCAAACCGGTCCTGCCGCCGGAGACCTGCGCCGCCCCGCAGTAG
- a CDS encoding inositol monophosphatase family protein, whose product MTEPTPDPQDLLKIAVEVARHAARTAREMRREGVSGLATKSTATDVVTAADRAVERQVGAALRELRPADAVLGEEYGDAAVAGSARVRWILDPIDGTVNYLYGLPNYAVSLAAEVEGQVVAGVVHNAATGAEWTATIGGGAYREGQRLSGSRRTELSQALVATGFGYDAARRVHQARVLVGLLAEVRDIRRFGAAALDLCAAAEGGVDAYYEKGLNIWDHAAGGLIAAEAGLTVGGLAGASAGPQMLVAAPPALFPALTEHLVRLDAAGGP is encoded by the coding sequence ATGACGGAACCGACACCGGACCCGCAGGATCTACTCAAGATCGCCGTCGAGGTCGCGCGGCACGCCGCGCGGACCGCCCGCGAGATGCGCCGCGAGGGCGTCTCCGGGCTGGCGACCAAGAGCACCGCGACGGATGTGGTCACCGCGGCCGACCGCGCCGTCGAGCGGCAGGTCGGGGCGGCGTTGCGCGAGCTGCGGCCCGCCGACGCGGTGCTGGGCGAGGAGTACGGCGACGCCGCGGTGGCCGGCTCCGCCCGGGTGCGCTGGATTCTCGACCCGATCGACGGCACGGTGAACTATCTGTACGGCCTGCCGAACTACGCGGTCTCGCTCGCCGCCGAGGTGGAGGGGCAGGTCGTCGCCGGGGTGGTGCACAACGCGGCCACCGGGGCGGAGTGGACCGCGACGATCGGCGGCGGGGCCTACCGCGAGGGCCAGCGGTTGTCCGGCTCCCGGCGGACCGAGCTGTCCCAGGCGTTGGTGGCCACCGGCTTCGGCTACGACGCCGCCCGGCGGGTGCACCAGGCCCGGGTGCTGGTCGGCCTGCTGGCCGAGGTCCGCGACATCCGTCGGTTCGGGGCGGCGGCGCTGGACCTGTGTGCGGCAGCGGAGGGCGGGGTCGACGCCTACTACGAAAAGGGTCTCAACATCTGGGATCACGCGGCGGGTGGGTTGATCGCGGCGGAGGCCGGGCTGACCGTGGGCGGGTTGGCCGGTGCGTCGGCCGGCCCGCAAATGCTGGTGGCCGCGCCGCCGGCGCTGTTTCCCGCGTTGACCGAGCACCTGGTCCGGCTCGACGCCGCTGGCGGGCCGTGA
- a CDS encoding RNA polymerase sigma factor: protein MTELRHTGADVRSLTDTLIAHAERAGGQLTSAEVARTVESAEVTPAQAKKILRALADAGITVVVDGSASTRRRVAAARAATPASKATTAKTTRRTPAPPPAPPKQAPAPDEAAPAAVTAAVPAKKATTRKATTAAVPAASRNGATPDDAAAPPAKATRGRAAKAAGGTTAAKAAGAAAKAAPGKAAPAKAGKATAKDGEAPATGDDEIDPETLAAEIEDVVVEEPAELAQAAEADATRDNDFEWDDEESEALKQARRDAELTASADSVRAYLKQIGKVPLLNAEQEVELAKRIEAGLYAAERLRAAEEGEQSLPIQLSRDLGWISRDGERAKNHLLEANLRLVVSLAKRYTGRGMAFLDLIQEGNLGLIRAVEKFDYTKGYKFSTYATWWIRQAITRAMADQARTIRIPVHMVEVINKLGRIQRELLQDLGREPTPEELAKEMDITPEKVLEIQQYAREPISLDQTIGDEGDSQLGDFIEDSEAVVAVDAVSFSLLQDQLQQVLQTLSEREAGVVRLRFGLTDGQPRTLDEIGQVYGVTRERIRQIESKTMSKLRHPSRSQVLRDYLD from the coding sequence GTGACAGAACTCCGCCACACCGGCGCCGACGTACGCTCGCTAACCGACACGCTGATCGCCCATGCCGAACGGGCCGGCGGTCAGCTCACGTCGGCCGAGGTCGCACGGACGGTCGAGTCCGCCGAAGTGACCCCGGCCCAGGCCAAGAAGATCCTGCGGGCGCTCGCCGACGCCGGGATCACCGTCGTGGTCGACGGCTCGGCCAGCACCCGTCGCCGGGTGGCCGCCGCGCGTGCCGCCACCCCCGCGTCCAAGGCCACCACCGCCAAGACCACCCGGCGTACCCCGGCGCCGCCGCCGGCCCCGCCGAAGCAGGCGCCCGCACCGGACGAGGCGGCGCCGGCCGCGGTGACCGCCGCCGTACCGGCGAAGAAGGCCACCACCCGCAAGGCCACGACGGCGGCCGTGCCGGCCGCCTCGCGCAACGGCGCGACGCCGGACGACGCCGCCGCGCCGCCGGCCAAGGCGACCCGTGGCCGGGCCGCGAAGGCTGCGGGCGGCACCACGGCGGCCAAGGCGGCCGGGGCAGCGGCCAAGGCCGCACCGGGCAAGGCCGCACCGGCCAAGGCCGGCAAGGCCACCGCCAAGGACGGCGAGGCACCGGCCACCGGCGACGACGAGATCGATCCCGAGACGCTGGCCGCCGAGATCGAGGACGTCGTGGTCGAGGAGCCGGCCGAGCTGGCCCAGGCCGCCGAGGCGGACGCCACCCGGGACAACGACTTCGAGTGGGACGACGAGGAGTCCGAGGCGCTCAAGCAGGCCCGGCGTGACGCCGAGCTGACCGCCTCCGCCGACTCGGTCCGGGCCTACCTCAAGCAGATCGGCAAGGTGCCGCTGCTCAACGCCGAGCAGGAAGTCGAGCTGGCGAAACGCATCGAGGCCGGCCTGTACGCCGCCGAGCGGCTGCGGGCCGCCGAGGAGGGCGAGCAGAGCCTGCCGATCCAGCTGAGCCGGGACCTGGGCTGGATCTCCCGTGACGGGGAGCGGGCCAAGAACCACCTGCTGGAGGCGAACCTGCGGCTGGTGGTGTCGCTGGCCAAGCGCTACACCGGGCGTGGCATGGCCTTCCTCGACCTCATCCAGGAAGGCAACCTGGGTCTGATCCGCGCCGTCGAGAAGTTCGACTACACCAAGGGCTACAAGTTCTCCACCTACGCCACCTGGTGGATCCGCCAGGCCATCACCCGGGCCATGGCCGACCAGGCCCGCACCATCCGCATCCCGGTGCACATGGTGGAAGTGATCAACAAGCTCGGCCGCATACAGCGTGAGCTGCTGCAGGATCTGGGTCGGGAGCCCACTCCGGAAGAGCTGGCCAAGGAGATGGACATTACCCCGGAGAAGGTGCTGGAGATCCAGCAGTACGCCCGGGAGCCCATCTCACTGGACCAGACCATCGGTGACGAGGGTGACAGCCAGCTCGGCGACTTCATCGAGGACTCCGAGGCCGTGGTGGCCGTGGACGCGGTCTCCTTCTCGCTGCTGCAGGACCAGTTGCAGCAGGTGCTGCAGACCCTGTCCGAGCGGGAGGCGGGTGTCGTCAGGTTGCGATTCGGTCTCACTGACGGCCAACCTCGGACGCTGGACGAAATCGGACAGGTCTACGGCGTCACCCGGGAACGCATCCGACAGATCGAATCCAAGACCATGTCCAAGTTGCGTCACCCGTCCCGTTCTCAGGTGCTTCGGGACTATCTGGACTGA
- a CDS encoding metalloregulator ArsR/SmtB family transcription factor produces the protein MNDDQLSRVFAALADPTRRDIVARLADGDATVNELAAPYDVSVQAVSKHIKVLQEAGLVSQARDAQRRPCHLEADVLDLTTRWIERYRRQAEQRFRRLDAVLAGLDRADPGTSGPADLGRADPAAPEQRNRQGAA, from the coding sequence ATGAACGACGACCAGCTCTCCCGGGTGTTCGCCGCGTTGGCCGATCCCACCCGCCGCGACATCGTGGCCCGGCTGGCCGATGGTGACGCCACGGTCAACGAGTTGGCCGCACCGTACGACGTCTCGGTGCAGGCGGTGTCCAAGCACATCAAGGTGCTCCAGGAGGCCGGGCTGGTCAGCCAGGCCCGGGACGCCCAACGGCGCCCGTGCCACCTGGAGGCGGACGTCCTCGACCTGACGACGCGGTGGATCGAACGGTACCGCCGGCAGGCGGAGCAGCGGTTCCGCCGGCTCGACGCCGTACTGGCCGGCCTGGACCGGGCCGACCCGGGCACCAGCGGCCCTGCCGACCTGGGCCGGGCCGACCCCGCCGCACCCGAGCAACGGAACCGACAAGGAGCAGCGTGA
- a CDS encoding SRPBCC family protein, producing MTSTTRDETRVEADPNLPTIRIIRDFAASRERVFRAWIDPDLAIRWVGPTSVQMTIEHWQGHTSGSYRYTHWRDGERLASFYGSFHEVRPDERLVQTFTYDGVPDGVSLETATFEDLPDGGTRVTVLAVVENMIARDQMLASGMEYGIREGYAKLDDLLSAD from the coding sequence ATGACCAGTACCACCCGCGACGAGACCCGCGTCGAAGCCGACCCGAACCTGCCGACGATCCGGATCATCCGCGACTTCGCCGCAAGCCGGGAACGGGTGTTCCGCGCCTGGATCGACCCGGACCTGGCGATCCGGTGGGTCGGACCGACGAGCGTGCAGATGACCATCGAGCACTGGCAGGGGCACACCAGCGGAAGCTACCGCTACACCCACTGGCGCGACGGCGAACGGCTCGCCAGCTTCTACGGCTCGTTCCACGAGGTCCGCCCGGACGAGCGCCTGGTCCAGACGTTCACCTACGACGGCGTACCGGACGGGGTCAGTCTGGAGACCGCCACCTTCGAGGACCTGCCCGACGGCGGCACCCGGGTGACCGTACTCGCGGTGGTGGAGAACATGATCGCCCGGGACCAGATGCTCGCCAGCGGCATGGAGTACGGCATCCGCGAGGGCTACGCCAAGCTCGACGACCTGCTCTCGGCCGACTGA
- a CDS encoding DEAD/DEAH box helicase family protein, whose translation MPASMPTVDTFPALRGWQRRALVEYLRRRSEDFLAVATPGAGKTTFALRIAAELLADGTVEAVTVVAPTEHLKTQWALAAGRVGIQLDAAFRNADLHSSADFHGAVVTYAQVGMAPQVHRRRTMTRRTLVVLDEIHHAGDSRSWGDGVKSAFEPAVRRLMLTGTPFRSDDNPIPFVRYEAGGDGLARSRADSVYGYSDALRDGVVRPVLFLAYSGETRWRTSAGDELAARLGEPMTQDLVAQAWRTALDPAGDWMPAVLRAADARLGVLRSGGMTDAGGLVIASDQAAARSYARLLERVTGEKAAVVLSDDVGASARIASFAASEQRWMVAVRMVSEGVDIPRLAVGVYATSASTPLYFAQAIGRFVRARRPGETATVFLPSVPHLLELASEMEAERDHVLGAAKKREGFDDDLLERAQRNEQASGELEKRFEALSATAELDQVIFDGASFGTGAQAGTPEEEEYLGLPGLLTADQVAVLLNRRQAEQVAAARRARSEQQPVPAARQPERAPTAGERRIALRRQLNALVAAHHHRTGLPHGKIHAELRRRCGGPPSAQATIEQLEERIAMVQTL comes from the coding sequence GTGCCGGCCAGCATGCCGACGGTCGACACGTTCCCGGCGCTCCGTGGTTGGCAGCGTCGGGCACTGGTGGAGTACCTGCGCCGACGCAGCGAGGACTTCCTCGCGGTCGCGACCCCCGGCGCCGGCAAGACGACGTTCGCGCTGCGGATCGCCGCCGAACTGCTCGCCGACGGCACCGTCGAGGCGGTCACCGTCGTCGCCCCGACCGAGCACCTGAAGACCCAGTGGGCGCTGGCCGCCGGCCGGGTCGGCATCCAGCTCGACGCCGCGTTCCGCAACGCCGACCTGCACTCGTCGGCGGACTTCCACGGCGCGGTGGTGACCTATGCCCAGGTCGGCATGGCACCCCAGGTGCACCGGCGCCGCACGATGACCCGCCGCACCCTGGTCGTCCTCGACGAGATCCACCACGCCGGCGACTCCCGGTCGTGGGGCGACGGAGTGAAGTCGGCCTTCGAGCCGGCCGTCCGACGGCTGATGCTCACCGGTACGCCGTTCCGCTCCGACGACAACCCGATCCCGTTCGTACGGTACGAGGCCGGCGGCGACGGGCTGGCCCGGTCCCGGGCGGACAGCGTGTACGGCTACTCCGACGCGCTGCGCGACGGCGTGGTGCGCCCGGTGCTGTTCCTGGCCTACTCGGGGGAGACCCGGTGGCGCACCAGCGCCGGCGACGAACTGGCCGCCCGGCTCGGCGAACCGATGACCCAGGATCTCGTCGCGCAGGCCTGGCGGACCGCACTCGACCCGGCCGGCGACTGGATGCCGGCGGTGCTGCGCGCGGCCGACGCCCGACTCGGCGTACTGCGCTCGGGCGGGATGACCGACGCCGGCGGCCTGGTCATCGCCAGCGACCAGGCGGCGGCCCGCTCGTACGCGCGGCTGTTGGAGCGGGTCACCGGGGAGAAGGCCGCCGTGGTGCTCTCCGACGACGTCGGCGCCTCGGCCCGGATCGCCTCGTTCGCCGCCTCCGAGCAGCGGTGGATGGTCGCGGTCCGGATGGTCTCCGAAGGGGTCGACATTCCCAGGCTGGCCGTCGGCGTCTATGCGACCAGCGCCTCCACACCGCTGTACTTCGCCCAGGCGATCGGCCGGTTCGTCCGGGCCCGCCGGCCGGGCGAGACGGCGACGGTCTTCCTGCCCAGCGTTCCGCACCTGCTGGAGCTGGCCAGCGAGATGGAAGCCGAGCGGGACCACGTGCTGGGCGCGGCGAAGAAGCGGGAGGGCTTCGACGACGACCTGCTCGAGCGCGCCCAGCGCAACGAGCAGGCCAGTGGTGAGCTGGAAAAGCGGTTCGAGGCGTTGTCCGCCACCGCCGAGCTGGACCAGGTGATCTTCGACGGCGCGTCGTTCGGCACCGGAGCGCAGGCCGGCACCCCGGAGGAGGAGGAGTACCTCGGGCTGCCGGGCCTGCTCACCGCGGACCAGGTGGCGGTGCTGCTGAACCGGCGACAGGCCGAGCAGGTCGCCGCCGCGCGGCGGGCCCGGTCCGAGCAGCAACCGGTGCCCGCCGCCCGCCAGCCCGAGCGTGCGCCGACCGCAGGGGAGCGGCGGATCGCCCTGCGCCGCCAGCTCAACGCCCTGGTCGCCGCGCATCACCACCGGACCGGACTGCCGCACGGCAAGATCCATGCCGAGTTGCGGCGCCGGTGCGGCGGTCCCCCGAGTGCGCAGGCCACCATCGAGCAGCTGGAAGAACGCATCGCGATGGTGCAGACGCTCTGA
- a CDS encoding DUF3039 domain-containing protein, whose product MSTEVLERPEVKDADTGPEMFHYVRKDKIAESAVMGTFVIALCGERFPVTRSPKPGAPVCPRCKEIYESMAG is encoded by the coding sequence GTGAGCACCGAGGTTCTGGAGCGTCCTGAGGTCAAGGACGCGGACACCGGTCCGGAGATGTTCCATTACGTCCGAAAGGACAAGATTGCGGAAAGTGCCGTGATGGGCACCTTCGTGATCGCACTCTGCGGCGAACGTTTCCCGGTCACCCGCAGCCCCAAGCCCGGGGCGCCGGTCTGCCCCCGGTGCAAGGAGATCTACGAGTCGATGGCCGGCTGA
- a CDS encoding pseudouridine-5'-phosphate glycosidase, which yields MADSAGRTGPLHHDIQYGAEVADARRDGRAIVALESTIIAHGLPRPDNLRVARDIESTVRATGAVPATIGMLGGRLVVGLDDDQLTHLANSETVAKLSARDLALAAANGVDGATTVAATSAVAAVAGIGVFATGGLGGVHREAERTFDESADLVTLARTPITVVCAGVKSILDVAATLERLETLGVAVAGYRSRGFPGFFVTDSGHEVDWSLDSPEQVAEAIRARRRHGVGGGALVVANPLPTEEQLDPQLHDATLADGLAAMAAQGVTGKGVTPFLLAHFHSATAGASLAVNIRIILRNADLAGRIAVAAAG from the coding sequence ATGGCAGATTCCGCAGGCCGCACCGGGCCGTTGCACCACGACATCCAGTACGGCGCCGAGGTGGCCGACGCCCGCCGGGACGGACGGGCCATCGTCGCCCTGGAGAGCACCATCATCGCACACGGGCTGCCCCGGCCCGACAACCTGCGGGTGGCCCGGGACATCGAGTCGACGGTACGCGCCACCGGCGCGGTGCCGGCCACCATCGGCATGCTCGGGGGGCGCCTGGTGGTCGGTCTCGACGACGACCAGCTGACCCACCTGGCCAACTCCGAGACGGTGGCGAAACTCTCCGCCCGGGACCTCGCCCTGGCCGCGGCGAACGGCGTCGACGGTGCCACCACGGTCGCCGCGACCAGCGCGGTCGCCGCGGTCGCGGGGATCGGCGTCTTCGCCACCGGCGGCCTCGGCGGCGTGCACCGGGAAGCGGAGCGGACCTTCGACGAATCGGCCGACCTGGTGACGTTGGCCCGCACGCCGATCACCGTGGTCTGCGCCGGGGTCAAGTCGATCCTGGACGTGGCGGCCACCCTGGAGCGGCTGGAGACGCTCGGTGTCGCGGTGGCCGGCTACCGGTCCCGCGGGTTCCCCGGCTTCTTCGTCACCGACAGCGGGCACGAGGTGGACTGGTCGCTGGACTCCCCCGAGCAGGTCGCCGAGGCCATCCGGGCCCGCCGCCGGCACGGCGTCGGTGGTGGTGCGCTGGTGGTGGCGAACCCCCTGCCGACCGAGGAGCAGCTGGACCCGCAACTGCACGACGCGACGCTGGCCGACGGGTTGGCCGCGATGGCGGCGCAGGGTGTCACCGGCAAGGGCGTCACCCCCTTCCTGCTGGCCCACTTCCACTCCGCGACCGCCGGCGCGAGCCTGGCGGTGAACATCCGGATCATCCTGCGAAACGCCGACCTCGCCGGCCGTATCGCGGTCGCCGCCGCCGGGTGA
- a CDS encoding PfkB family carbohydrate kinase, translating into MNPPAAPVPRPRPGRILVVGDLVTDVVAVLAGPVAAGSDTPAAIRFTGGGQAANTAAWLAWHGVPVTLVATVGDDDVGALRLAELAAAGVGLAVRRCRSTPTGTVIVLAHAGERSMVADRGANLSLRAADVDAALAGFPDATHLHLSGYPLLHAQTRPAARHALAVARANGLSTSVDAASAAPLRATGPARFLDWLHGTDLLLANADEAVVLGVTHGPVPRRATRHLVVKRGAAGASWHDPQGTVTAPAPVVPVVDPTGAGDAFAAGLLAAWVSGAAPADALKAAVRAGAAAVGVVGARPVSGTGTGTGTGAG; encoded by the coding sequence GTGAACCCGCCCGCCGCACCGGTGCCGCGCCCCCGACCGGGGCGGATCCTCGTGGTCGGCGACCTGGTCACCGACGTGGTGGCGGTGCTCGCCGGGCCGGTGGCCGCCGGCTCGGACACCCCGGCCGCCATCCGGTTCACCGGCGGCGGTCAGGCGGCCAACACGGCGGCGTGGCTCGCGTGGCACGGCGTACCGGTCACTCTGGTCGCGACGGTGGGTGACGACGACGTGGGCGCGCTGCGCCTGGCCGAACTCGCCGCAGCCGGGGTCGGCCTGGCGGTACGGCGGTGCCGGTCGACGCCGACCGGCACGGTGATCGTGCTGGCCCACGCCGGCGAACGGTCGATGGTGGCCGACCGGGGTGCCAACCTGTCGCTGCGGGCGGCCGACGTCGACGCGGCGCTGGCCGGCTTCCCGGACGCGACGCATCTGCACCTGTCGGGCTATCCGCTGCTGCACGCGCAGACCCGGCCGGCCGCCCGGCACGCGTTGGCCGTTGCCCGGGCGAACGGGCTGTCCACCAGCGTCGACGCGGCGTCGGCGGCGCCGCTGCGCGCGACCGGTCCGGCCCGGTTCCTGGACTGGCTGCACGGCACCGATCTGCTGCTGGCCAACGCCGACGAGGCCGTCGTGCTCGGCGTGACGCACGGGCCGGTGCCGCGGCGGGCGACCCGGCATCTGGTGGTGAAACGGGGGGCGGCCGGTGCCAGCTGGCATGATCCGCAGGGCACGGTGACGGCACCGGCCCCGGTGGTGCCGGTGGTCGACCCGACGGGCGCCGGTGACGCGTTCGCGGCCGGGTTGCTCGCCGCGTGGGTGTCCGGCGCCGCCCCGGCGGACGCTCTGAAGGCCGCCGTACGGGCGGGTGCCGCCGCTGTAGGTGTCGTCGGTGCCCGGCCGGTCAGCGGCACCGGCACCGGCACCGGCACCGGTGCCGGCTGA